In bacterium, a single window of DNA contains:
- a CDS encoding iron ABC transporter permease encodes MKAGSRPPDTSAPAIARRQNRHPGLRVAVALSGLLFLFPIGYLAWGTLSLGGDFWATVATERTLRPLRNSLLIASATAVSCMFLGTTLAWLVARTDLVARRFWRVVLPLPLVIPSFVGATALLSAFGRGGLVPFLPRIEGFWGAFIVLTALSYPYVYLPVLARLSTTVPTLEEAARLLGSHPGRTLIRVVIPNIRDTVAAGTMLVFLYGLSDFGAVALMRYDTITRAIFSSRLFDRATSLTLGLVLAVLALIVALIERAAAPGRQPGKGIGRAQVRYRLRRSAAPAAVLAGGVAGLALVAPIAVFLLWVIRGSTTVGVGYSGIGDGLGFLIRPILNSAVASVTAGVCAVAVTLPVAYAAARRRNWLSGSAAASVTSVFALPGLVVALAIVFWAIRAPGPLAAVYQTFPLLVLAYVLHFGAQSMRASQAAINDVPPRYEDAARTLGVSARRRFLTIDLPLVTPGLVTGGGLVLLSTLKELPATLLLAPIGFETLATRIWNAAEDGFFAEVGITSLVLILLSGLLTWMFVLRSELKV; translated from the coding sequence ATGAAAGCGGGCTCGAGACCTCCTGACACGTCGGCTCCGGCCATAGCCCGTCGCCAGAACCGCCACCCCGGTCTCCGGGTGGCGGTGGCGCTATCGGGCCTTCTCTTCCTCTTCCCGATCGGTTACCTGGCGTGGGGAACCCTGAGCCTCGGCGGGGACTTCTGGGCGACTGTCGCCACCGAGCGCACCCTGCGACCTCTGCGTAACTCGCTATTGATCGCCTCCGCTACGGCCGTGTCGTGCATGTTCCTCGGAACGACCCTTGCCTGGCTCGTGGCCAGGACCGACCTGGTGGCACGCCGGTTCTGGCGTGTGGTGCTGCCGCTTCCGCTGGTGATCCCCTCATTCGTGGGCGCCACCGCCCTGCTATCGGCCTTCGGTCGGGGAGGATTGGTGCCCTTCCTCCCCAGAATCGAAGGGTTCTGGGGGGCATTCATCGTCCTGACGGCGCTCAGCTATCCCTACGTCTACCTCCCCGTCCTGGCACGGCTCTCCACCACGGTCCCGACGCTGGAAGAGGCCGCTCGGCTCTTGGGCAGCCATCCGGGACGCACGCTGATCCGCGTGGTCATACCGAACATACGCGACACGGTGGCCGCCGGAACCATGCTGGTCTTCCTCTACGGACTGAGCGACTTCGGTGCGGTGGCGCTGATGCGCTACGACACCATCACCCGGGCCATCTTCTCCTCTCGCCTGTTCGACCGGGCCACCTCTCTGACGCTCGGGCTGGTGCTGGCCGTCCTGGCACTGATCGTGGCGCTGATCGAGCGCGCAGCCGCTCCAGGCCGCCAACCCGGGAAGGGAATCGGGAGGGCGCAGGTGCGGTACCGGCTACGCAGGTCGGCGGCCCCGGCCGCAGTGCTCGCAGGCGGAGTGGCCGGGCTGGCGCTGGTAGCTCCCATCGCGGTGTTCCTGCTCTGGGTGATCCGCGGCTCGACCACGGTCGGGGTCGGCTACTCGGGCATCGGGGACGGGCTCGGATTTCTCATCCGGCCCATCCTCAACTCGGCCGTTGCATCGGTCACCGCCGGAGTGTGCGCGGTGGCCGTCACACTGCCCGTGGCATACGCGGCCGCGAGACGGCGGAACTGGTTGTCGGGTTCAGCCGCCGCGTCGGTGACCTCCGTGTTCGCCCTACCCGGGCTGGTGGTCGCTCTGGCGATCGTCTTCTGGGCCATCCGGGCGCCCGGCCCGCTGGCGGCCGTGTACCAGACCTTCCCCTTGCTGGTACTGGCCTACGTGCTCCACTTCGGCGCCCAGTCGATGAGGGCTTCCCAGGCGGCGATCAACGACGTGCCCCCGCGCTACGAGGACGCCGCCCGCACTCTCGGAGTCTCCGCCCGCCGCCGTTTCCTCACCATCGACCTGCCGCTGGTAACACCGGGTCTCGTGACCGGAGGAGGCCTGGTCCTGCTGTCCACCCTCAAGGAACTGCCGGCCACGCTGCTACTCGCCCCGATCGGGTTCGAGACGCTGGCCACGAGGATATGGAACGCAGCAGAGGACGGGTTCTTCGCCGAGGTGGGCATCACTTCGTTGGTCCTGATCCTGCTGTCGGGCCTCCTGACATGGATGTTCGTGCTGCGTAGCGAGTTGAAGGTGTGA
- a CDS encoding aspartate/glutamate racemase family protein codes for MGKKMKIVRINGFRIPGLKYPSKPLPDLLELKNDDTELEVRDAPDAFVHFVEQNYENEMVAVLHAREAWKVESEGDADAMIIRCNGEPGVKAARELCDTLVMGSACAVQHVASMLGRKFSYVIAGKEEGDDGIDIDHTKDTLITAAQHYGLEHKLASIRNVNVPPTGFNELIATDEELEPVFTAALEEAKKAVFEDGADVIIGYGGPRLHDYLVKHLSPYGVPVLSTDQTLLKVTEMLVQLGLSQSKRTYPKPRQIYDFHVTAEVVSPDLPA; via the coding sequence ATGGGCAAGAAGATGAAGATCGTGCGGATCAACGGCTTCCGTATCCCGGGTTTGAAGTACCCGAGCAAGCCGCTGCCCGACCTGCTGGAGTTGAAGAACGACGACACCGAGCTGGAGGTCCGGGACGCTCCCGACGCCTTCGTTCACTTCGTGGAGCAGAACTACGAGAACGAGATGGTGGCGGTGCTCCATGCCCGGGAGGCGTGGAAGGTCGAGAGCGAGGGGGACGCGGACGCCATGATCATCCGCTGCAACGGCGAGCCGGGTGTCAAGGCGGCCCGGGAGTTGTGCGACACGCTGGTGATGGGATCGGCATGCGCGGTCCAGCACGTCGCCTCGATGCTGGGTCGCAAGTTCTCCTACGTGATAGCCGGCAAGGAGGAGGGCGATGACGGGATCGACATCGACCACACGAAGGACACGCTGATCACCGCCGCCCAGCACTACGGCCTCGAGCACAAGCTGGCCTCGATCCGCAATGTCAACGTGCCGCCCACCGGTTTCAACGAGTTGATCGCCACCGACGAGGAGCTGGAGCCGGTGTTCACCGCGGCCCTGGAAGAGGCCAAGAAGGCGGTCTTCGAGGACGGCGCCGACGTGATCATCGGGTACGGCGGCCCCCGCCTCCACGACTACCTGGTGAAGCACCTGTCTCCCTACGGGGTTCCGGTGCTGAGCACCGACCAAACCCTGCTCAAGGTGACGGAGATGCTGGTGCAGCTCGGCCTGTCCCAGAGCAAGCGGACCTATCCGAAGCCCCGCCAGATCTACGACTTCCACGTGACGGCCGAGGTGGTCAGTCCCGACCTGCCCGCCTGA
- a CDS encoding type II toxin-antitoxin system VapB family antitoxin: MARTNIDIDDAACASVMRRYRLDTKREAVNLALRTLAAEPLTLAEARAMRGSGWDGDLDEMRASRRL; encoded by the coding sequence ATGGCTCGTACCAACATCGACATCGACGACGCGGCATGCGCATCAGTAATGCGGCGTTACCGGCTGGATACCAAGCGTGAGGCCGTGAACCTGGCGCTGCGGACCCTGGCCGCCGAGCCTCTCACGTTGGCAGAGGCCCGTGCGATGCGTGGTTCAGGCTGGGACGGCGATCTCGACGAGATGCGGGCCTCCCGCCGTCTGTGA
- a CDS encoding Xaa-Pro peptidase family protein: protein MSGFDHDSRRARFQARLAELSVDVAMCLPSGDLEYLTGFPRRAPSFGNIEYAHQWTTGALLRPEGEPVFVVPQGYSSFNLPGGVEGDVVQVRNLDDGVEVFARTLARFGRIRRIGLSARTFSRTAVRMVELTGGAELVDLDDEINALRRVKEPVELDAMRRSGRICDLTMGEITSSVAAGVTEFEISSRVEYLMRKHGGKYPSFDTGVFAMGPALDRDASTRLTAEPLVEGLGVSFDFGTVVDGYCSDFGRTVHIGEPDDRYREAYGLVVAAQEAGRRAAVPGATASEVNAATRAVIDDAGYGDWFRHRTGHCIGLDTHERPFISEEDTTVLEEGMTFTIEPSIFWPGTVGVRVEDMFVCRPGGAECLNAYSRDLVAV, encoded by the coding sequence GTGAGCGGCTTCGATCACGACTCCCGGCGGGCCCGCTTCCAGGCTCGGCTCGCCGAGTTGTCCGTCGATGTCGCCATGTGCCTTCCTTCCGGTGACCTGGAGTACCTGACCGGCTTCCCCCGCCGGGCGCCCTCGTTCGGCAACATCGAGTACGCGCACCAGTGGACCACGGGGGCCCTGTTGCGTCCTGAGGGCGAGCCGGTCTTCGTGGTCCCCCAGGGTTACTCCTCCTTCAACCTGCCCGGCGGCGTGGAGGGGGACGTGGTGCAGGTCCGCAACCTGGACGACGGCGTGGAGGTGTTCGCCCGCACCCTGGCCCGGTTCGGCCGCATCCGGCGGATCGGCCTGTCGGCCCGGACGTTCTCACGGACCGCGGTACGCATGGTGGAGTTGACCGGCGGGGCGGAACTGGTGGACCTCGACGACGAGATCAACGCCCTGCGGCGGGTCAAGGAACCGGTGGAACTGGACGCCATGCGCCGGTCGGGGCGGATCTGCGACCTGACAATGGGCGAGATCACCTCCTCGGTGGCGGCGGGGGTCACCGAGTTCGAGATCTCCAGCCGGGTCGAGTACCTGATGAGGAAGCACGGCGGGAAGTACCCCTCGTTCGACACGGGCGTGTTCGCCATGGGTCCTGCCCTGGACCGGGACGCGTCCACCCGCCTGACCGCCGAACCCCTGGTGGAGGGGTTGGGGGTGTCGTTCGACTTCGGGACCGTGGTGGACGGGTATTGCTCGGACTTCGGCCGCACCGTCCACATCGGCGAGCCCGACGACCGCTACCGGGAGGCCTACGGCCTGGTGGTGGCCGCCCAGGAGGCGGGCCGCCGGGCCGCCGTACCCGGGGCGACCGCGTCGGAGGTCAACGCGGCCACCAGGGCGGTCATCGACGATGCCGGGTACGGCGACTGGTTCCGCCACCGGACCGGCCACTGCATCGGCCTCGACACCCACGAACGGCCCTTCATCTCCGAGGAGGACACCACCGTCCTCGAGGAGGGCATGACGTTCACCATCGAGCCGTCGATCTTCTGGCCGGGCACCGTGGGGGTGCGGGTGGAGGACATGTTCGTCTGCCGGCCCGGAGGGGCCGAGTGCCTGAACGCCTACAGCCGGGACCTGGTCGCGGTCTGA
- a CDS encoding DUF1697 domain-containing protein has translation MAGAGFVALLRGINVGGRNIVRMADLRAAFEDAGYAAVGTYIQSGNVLFESATPPTSLESDIERVLADRFGLSVVVVVRSHRQYRDVVDRAPSGFGAAPDIYHSDVIFLKAPLSSDEAMRVVDPRDGVDQVWPGEGVLYFSRLSKRLSQSRMSRIARSPLYQSMTIRNWRTTTKLLSLLDQRVVED, from the coding sequence ATGGCGGGAGCCGGATTTGTGGCGTTGCTGAGGGGGATCAATGTGGGCGGCAGGAACATCGTCCGCATGGCCGATTTGCGCGCCGCCTTCGAAGACGCCGGGTACGCGGCGGTCGGAACCTACATCCAATCCGGCAACGTGCTGTTCGAGTCCGCCACACCCCCGACGTCGTTGGAGTCCGACATCGAGAGGGTGCTCGCTGACAGATTCGGGCTGTCGGTGGTCGTAGTGGTGCGTTCGCATCGGCAGTACCGCGACGTGGTCGACAGGGCGCCGTCCGGGTTCGGCGCCGCGCCGGACATCTATCACTCGGATGTGATCTTCCTGAAGGCGCCGCTGTCGAGCGACGAAGCCATGCGGGTCGTAGATCCGCGTGACGGCGTTGACCAGGTCTGGCCAGGTGAAGGGGTGCTCTACTTCTCACGCCTCAGCAAGCGGTTGTCGCAGAGCCGGATGAGCCGGATCGCCCGCAGCCCGCTCTATCAGAGCATGACCATCCGAAACTGGAGGACGACCACCAAGCTGCTGAGCCTCCTCGATCAGCGTGTTGTGGAGGACTAA
- a CDS encoding aldehyde dehydrogenase family protein yields the protein MTVIERPSLDFLTRPKRLFIGGEWVDGVDTFETTDPATGEVLAEIPVAGPDQVDQAVEAATQAFENGWRDMAPTERQRLIWGLGDLLDEHKDEFAVLEVLDNGKPLWEAELVDIALSIEILRYYAGWATKIHGDLLPNSIPGLVSIRKREPIGVVAAIAPWNFPLLEIIYKLGPALAAGCTVVGKPATWTPLTTLRFAELVNEAGIPPGVINIVTGPGPEVGGALVSHPGIDKVAFTGQTSTGQEILKQAIPTLKRVSLELGGKSPNVVFADAHREAAMAGAFGGAFFNQGQACVAGSRLFVEDSIADEFAEELTEKAKGVRLGQGLNPDSQMGPLVSASHRETVRGFVTVAGDEGADIVAGGRDATVEGLESGYFLEPTVIDRVTNDMTVAQEEIFGPVVSILRFSDWDELISLANDVSYGLASGVWTSDVNKALKFADAVRAGTVWINTYGMFDVAVPFGGQKMSGFGGRELGEEALDAYLQAKSIWIDTEAVIPTQGQGISR from the coding sequence ATGACCGTCATAGAACGCCCCAGCCTCGACTTCCTGACCCGACCCAAGCGCCTCTTCATCGGTGGCGAATGGGTGGACGGAGTCGATACTTTCGAGACGACCGACCCCGCCACCGGCGAGGTACTGGCCGAGATACCGGTCGCCGGCCCGGACCAGGTCGACCAGGCCGTGGAGGCGGCGACGCAAGCCTTCGAGAACGGTTGGCGCGACATGGCGCCCACGGAGCGCCAACGGCTCATCTGGGGTCTGGGCGACCTGCTGGACGAGCACAAGGACGAGTTCGCCGTGCTCGAGGTCCTCGACAACGGAAAGCCCCTGTGGGAGGCGGAGTTGGTCGACATCGCTCTGTCGATCGAGATACTCCGCTACTACGCGGGTTGGGCCACCAAGATCCACGGTGACCTGCTCCCGAACAGCATTCCCGGGTTGGTCAGCATTCGCAAGCGGGAGCCGATCGGCGTCGTGGCGGCCATAGCACCCTGGAACTTCCCGCTGCTCGAGATCATCTACAAGCTCGGGCCGGCGCTGGCAGCCGGATGCACCGTCGTGGGGAAGCCCGCCACCTGGACACCGCTCACCACACTGCGTTTCGCGGAGCTGGTGAACGAGGCCGGAATCCCGCCGGGAGTGATCAACATCGTGACCGGTCCCGGTCCCGAGGTCGGAGGAGCACTGGTGTCCCATCCGGGGATCGACAAGGTGGCCTTCACCGGTCAGACCAGCACCGGCCAGGAGATCCTCAAGCAGGCCATCCCCACCCTCAAACGTGTTTCGCTGGAACTCGGCGGGAAGAGCCCGAACGTGGTCTTCGCTGACGCCCACCGGGAAGCCGCCATGGCGGGCGCCTTCGGAGGGGCCTTCTTCAACCAGGGGCAGGCCTGCGTGGCCGGGTCCCGGCTGTTCGTGGAGGACTCGATCGCCGACGAATTCGCCGAGGAGTTGACCGAGAAGGCCAAGGGCGTGCGCCTCGGCCAGGGCCTGAACCCCGACTCCCAGATGGGTCCCCTGGTGTCGGCGTCCCACCGGGAGACGGTGAGGGGCTTCGTCACCGTCGCCGGCGACGAGGGCGCCGACATCGTGGCGGGCGGGCGCGACGCCACCGTTGAGGGTCTCGAGAGCGGGTACTTCCTGGAACCCACGGTGATCGACCGGGTCACCAACGACATGACCGTGGCCCAGGAGGAGATCTTCGGACCCGTGGTGTCGATCCTGCGTTTCTCCGATTGGGACGAGCTCATCTCGCTGGCGAACGACGTCAGCTACGGCCTCGCCTCCGGGGTGTGGACATCCGACGTCAACAAGGCGCTCAAGTTCGCCGACGCGGTGCGCGCCGGCACGGTGTGGATCAACACCTACGGCATGTTCGACGTGGCGGTTCCGTTCGGAGGCCAGAAGATGTCGGGCTTCGGGGGACGTGAGCTGGGCGAGGAGGCGCTGGACGCGTACCTCCAGGCCAAGTCGATCTGGATAGACACGGAGGCGGTGATCCCGACCCAGGGACAGGGCATCTCGCGCTGA
- a CDS encoding iron ABC transporter substrate-binding protein, translating into MAVVLGLVGASCGGGDETITVYSGRTENLIGPILEDFTEATGIEVEVRYGKSADLALLIDEEGDRTPADVFISQSPGAVGFLAGEGHLRPIDPDVLQAVPQEFRNAGGLWVGMSGRVRVIVYNRDLVDAAELPASVFELTDERFRGRVAVAPANSSFQDFVTAMREVHGDEATLEWLRGLEANDARAYAGNTAIVQAVGRGDVPIGLVNHYYNFRAKAEDPGVASENYYFPDRDIGSLLIVTAIGVLSNSDVPELADQLVEFMLGEEAQSFYSEQTFEYPLAAGVAPSSVLPPLSSIGVATYDFDRLGGGLERTKELIDESGLETS; encoded by the coding sequence TTGGCGGTAGTCCTTGGATTGGTGGGGGCCTCCTGCGGTGGAGGGGACGAGACGATAACGGTGTACTCGGGTCGTACCGAGAATCTGATCGGGCCGATCCTCGAGGACTTCACCGAAGCCACCGGAATTGAGGTCGAGGTCCGCTACGGCAAGTCGGCCGACCTGGCCCTGCTCATCGACGAGGAAGGGGACCGGACCCCGGCAGACGTGTTCATCTCCCAGAGCCCGGGCGCCGTGGGTTTCCTGGCCGGCGAGGGCCACCTCCGGCCCATCGATCCGGACGTTCTCCAGGCGGTCCCCCAAGAGTTCCGGAATGCCGGAGGCCTCTGGGTGGGGATGTCGGGACGGGTCCGCGTCATCGTCTACAACCGCGATCTCGTGGATGCTGCCGAACTGCCCGCGTCGGTCTTCGAGTTGACCGACGAGCGATTCCGGGGAAGAGTTGCGGTGGCGCCCGCCAACAGTTCGTTCCAAGACTTCGTGACCGCGATGCGGGAGGTCCACGGCGACGAGGCGACGCTGGAGTGGCTCAGGGGATTGGAGGCCAACGACGCCCGTGCCTACGCCGGTAATACGGCCATTGTCCAGGCCGTGGGCCGTGGCGATGTCCCCATAGGCCTCGTGAACCACTACTACAACTTCCGGGCCAAGGCCGAGGATCCTGGTGTCGCCTCGGAGAACTACTACTTCCCCGACCGCGACATCGGCTCCCTGCTGATCGTCACGGCGATCGGGGTGCTCTCCAACAGCGACGTACCCGAGTTGGCCGATCAACTCGTCGAGTTCATGCTCGGAGAAGAGGCGCAGAGCTTTTATAGCGAGCAGACCTTCGAGTACCCGTTGGCGGCCGGTGTGGCACCATCCTCCGTACTGCCCCCCCTCTCGAGCATAGGTGTTGCCACCTACGATTTCGATCGGCTCGGAGGCGGGCTGGAGCGGACCAAGGAACTGATCGATGAAAGCGGGCTCGAGACCTCCTGA
- a CDS encoding OsmC family protein has translation MTTKTEQQLNDVDLQAVGALVAAVADDPEQGQTEWQATVNWTGAFRSEVSIRDFDPIPSDEPAGLGGTDTAPNPAEQVLGALGNCLAVGYAANASAAGVEINDLKIEVSGDLDLHTFLGLKPGHAGYGGLSVKVHLDSDATDEQLAALHDKVVNSSPVGHTLSNPVPLNVELA, from the coding sequence ATGACTACCAAAACCGAACAGCAACTCAATGACGTAGACCTGCAGGCGGTCGGCGCCCTGGTCGCCGCCGTGGCGGACGACCCGGAGCAGGGCCAGACCGAATGGCAGGCCACGGTGAACTGGACGGGCGCTTTCCGCTCCGAGGTCTCGATCCGGGACTTCGACCCGATCCCGTCCGACGAGCCGGCCGGGCTCGGCGGAACCGACACCGCCCCCAATCCGGCGGAGCAGGTGCTCGGAGCGCTGGGCAACTGCTTGGCGGTCGGATACGCCGCCAACGCCTCGGCGGCCGGAGTCGAGATCAACGACCTCAAGATCGAGGTCAGCGGCGATCTGGACCTGCATACCTTCCTGGGTCTGAAGCCCGGCCACGCCGGCTACGGCGGCCTGTCGGTGAAGGTCCACCTGGACTCAGACGCCACGGACGAGCAGCTTGCCGCCCTCCACGACAAGGTCGTCAACAGCTCCCCGGTCGGGCACACGCTCAGCAACCCGGTACCGCTGAACGTAGAACTGGCCTGA
- a CDS encoding DUF4143 domain-containing protein, whose protein sequence is MRYIPRLVDAKLARARSTHPVVLVTGARGVGKTTTAIQSARSSAFLDDSATRTVFWDNPEAALSQYREPLLVDEWQLAPEVVLAIKRTVDRDRRPGRFVLTGSPDPQSRSEFQALTGRAAVVRLNPMNMRELSERVADPRHAPTVAGLLAGTPPQAPPAHTPDIFGYLDMAAVGGFPECAPEGSAEHSQQWSHDYLSVLLRRDLPLFGTRRSASLFRRYLTAAALHTARSPEDGSLRNAARVNPGTHRDYRHILLDMDMTVEVPAFISEDIPNLAKSPKMLFSDTGLLIAAMNVPLARLKLNGDLYGRVLETFALNQIRAELEAMGRRDALSHLRTHQGAREIDAVIETEDGGIVAIEVKSANRHRPGDTRHIEWLSQKVGDRFRLGLVLTTGTHISNIRSQGTDRIWAAPISILWH, encoded by the coding sequence GTGAGATACATCCCCCGCCTTGTGGACGCAAAGCTGGCGCGAGCTCGTAGCACCCATCCCGTCGTGCTGGTGACCGGCGCCAGGGGCGTGGGCAAGACCACCACGGCCATCCAGTCGGCGAGGTCTAGCGCGTTTCTCGACGACTCGGCCACCCGCACCGTGTTCTGGGACAACCCCGAGGCCGCCCTCTCCCAGTATCGGGAGCCGCTGCTGGTGGACGAGTGGCAACTGGCCCCCGAGGTCGTGCTGGCGATCAAACGAACCGTCGACCGGGACCGAAGGCCCGGACGATTCGTCCTCACCGGCTCGCCCGACCCGCAGAGCCGGTCCGAGTTCCAGGCGCTGACCGGACGGGCGGCGGTCGTGCGGCTCAACCCGATGAACATGAGGGAGCTGAGCGAGCGGGTTGCGGATCCGCGCCATGCCCCGACAGTCGCCGGGTTGCTGGCGGGAACTCCACCCCAAGCCCCGCCGGCGCACACACCCGACATATTCGGATACCTGGACATGGCCGCGGTCGGCGGCTTCCCCGAGTGCGCTCCAGAAGGCTCCGCGGAGCACTCGCAGCAATGGAGCCATGACTACCTGAGCGTTCTGCTGCGACGAGACCTGCCCCTGTTCGGAACACGCCGCTCAGCCTCCCTCTTCCGCCGATACCTCACCGCCGCCGCCCTCCACACCGCACGCTCACCCGAAGACGGAAGCCTGCGAAACGCCGCCCGCGTCAACCCCGGAACCCACCGCGACTACCGGCACATCCTCCTCGACATGGACATGACCGTCGAAGTGCCCGCATTCATCAGCGAGGACATCCCCAATCTCGCCAAGTCCCCCAAGATGCTGTTCAGCGACACCGGGTTGCTGATCGCGGCGATGAACGTGCCCCTGGCCCGCCTGAAACTGAACGGCGACCTCTACGGCCGGGTCCTCGAGACGTTCGCCCTCAACCAGATCCGCGCCGAACTAGAAGCAATGGGCAGGCGAGATGCGCTGAGCCACCTCCGCACCCACCAAGGCGCCCGCGAGATCGACGCCGTGATCGAGACCGAGGACGGCGGCATCGTGGCCATCGAAGTCAAGTCGGCCAACCGGCACCGGCCCGGTGACACCCGCCACATCGAGTGGCTATCCCAAAAGGTCGGTGACCGGTTCAGGCTGGGACTGGTCCTCACTACCGGCACCCACATCAGCAACATCCGAAGCCAAGGGACCGACCGAATCTGGGCCGCTCCTATCAGCATCCTCTGGCACTAG
- a CDS encoding PIN domain nuclease — MIVIDTSAWVDFLRGTGSPVCNRVEELLDGEIAVCDAIRMEVLAGARDEQHLQSLRRLLARAVTLPTRPSDYEDAALLYRSCRRGGETVRKLIDCLIAAVALRNDTPILHADRDFDTIARHSALEVVNT; from the coding sequence GTGATCGTCATCGACACGTCCGCCTGGGTGGATTTCTTGCGCGGGACAGGAAGCCCCGTGTGCAATCGCGTGGAGGAACTTCTGGATGGTGAGATAGCCGTCTGCGACGCGATACGCATGGAGGTGCTGGCCGGCGCCCGTGACGAGCAGCACCTGCAGTCCCTTCGGCGCCTGCTGGCAAGAGCCGTAACCCTGCCGACCAGGCCGTCCGACTACGAGGACGCTGCACTCCTGTACCGCTCGTGCCGGCGCGGCGGCGAGACGGTTCGCAAGCTGATCGACTGCCTGATCGCCGCGGTTGCGCTCCGGAACGATACGCCGATCCTCCACGCCGACCGCGACTTCGACACCATCGCCCGGCACAGCGCTCTCGAGGTGGTGAACACTTGA
- a CDS encoding alcohol dehydrogenase catalytic domain-containing protein, translating into MKAAQVHEDLNLNVNDVERRSPGPGEALVRLHAAGVCATDLHVLEGMIQPDEYPMTVGHEAAGVVVEVGDGSTVSVGDRVAVYNKIFCGACEQCLVGRQNICDNEPGQFGFNLDGGYAEYITAPARNLVALPDNVDFGTASVLACAGMTAVHAARLSNMSVGETAVVNGIGGVGSMVLQVAVLAGARVLAVADTEDKLEMAKSLGASGGVVVPDAAGYDDLPDRIRELTGGRGTDLFFELVGTTKTMLAGLRSLAKHGRFVSTGYTGESLEVHPIEFILPETVWVSTVAATVRDLADAIRLAADGHISVPVAATYPLGEASEALENLRQRRVLGRQILALA; encoded by the coding sequence ATGAAGGCCGCGCAGGTTCACGAAGACCTGAACCTGAACGTGAACGATGTGGAGAGACGATCTCCGGGACCCGGCGAGGCCCTGGTCCGGCTCCATGCGGCGGGGGTGTGCGCCACCGACCTGCATGTTCTCGAAGGGATGATCCAGCCCGACGAGTACCCGATGACTGTGGGACATGAGGCGGCCGGAGTGGTGGTCGAGGTCGGCGACGGATCGACCGTGTCGGTCGGCGACCGGGTAGCTGTCTACAACAAGATCTTCTGCGGCGCGTGCGAGCAGTGCCTGGTCGGTCGCCAGAACATCTGCGACAACGAGCCCGGGCAGTTCGGCTTCAACCTGGACGGTGGGTATGCGGAGTACATCACCGCTCCGGCCCGCAACCTGGTGGCGCTTCCCGACAACGTGGACTTCGGAACCGCCTCCGTCCTGGCATGCGCCGGTATGACCGCGGTCCATGCGGCCCGCCTCTCGAACATGAGCGTCGGCGAGACGGCCGTGGTGAACGGTATCGGCGGCGTCGGCTCGATGGTCCTCCAGGTCGCCGTCCTGGCCGGCGCCCGGGTCCTCGCCGTCGCCGACACCGAGGACAAGCTGGAGATGGCCAAGTCGTTGGGCGCCTCCGGAGGGGTCGTGGTGCCCGACGCCGCGGGCTACGACGACCTGCCCGACCGGATCCGTGAGTTGACGGGAGGTCGTGGTACGGACCTCTTCTTCGAGCTGGTCGGAACGACCAAGACCATGCTGGCCGGCCTCCGCTCCCTGGCCAAGCACGGCCGGTTCGTTTCCACCGGGTACACGGGCGAGTCGCTGGAGGTCCATCCGATCGAGTTCATCCTGCCCGAGACCGTATGGGTCTCAACCGTCGCCGCCACGGTCCGCGACCTGGCCGACGCCATCCGCCTGGCCGCGGACGGGCACATCTCGGTACCGGTGGCCGCCACCTACCCGCTCGGCGAAGCGAGCGAAGCACTGGAGAACCTGAGGCAACGGCGGGTGCTCGGCCGCCAGATCCTCGCCCTGGCCTAG
- a CDS encoding Rid family hydrolase gives MARRVNIDVPGVSHGNMPIPMATKVGNMVFSSGIHAMDPETGAIPDDPRRQVELVFQHMRTIVENAGGSTDDIGLVIFNIKDNAYRSLVNDEWLKMFPDDGDRPARNTHLVDLGFGMIIHVLMTAVLEE, from the coding sequence ATGGCGAGAAGAGTCAACATCGACGTGCCGGGGGTCAGCCACGGCAACATGCCCATCCCCATGGCCACCAAGGTCGGCAACATGGTCTTCTCAAGCGGCATCCACGCCATGGACCCCGAGACCGGGGCCATCCCGGACGACCCTAGGCGCCAGGTCGAGTTGGTCTTCCAGCACATGCGCACCATCGTCGAGAACGCCGGCGGCTCCACCGACGACATCGGCCTGGTGATCTTCAACATCAAGGACAACGCCTACCGCTCACTCGTCAACGACGAGTGGCTGAAGATGTTCCCCGATGACGGGGACCGGCCGGCCCGGAACACCCACCTGGTCGACCTCGGCTTCGGGATGATCATCCACGTCCTTATGACGGCCGTCCTAGAGGAGTGA